From Clarias gariepinus isolate MV-2021 ecotype Netherlands chromosome 2, CGAR_prim_01v2, whole genome shotgun sequence, one genomic window encodes:
- the LOC128542968 gene encoding 4-galactosyl-N-acetylglucosaminide 3-alpha-L-fucosyltransferase 9-like has product MKTKPFHCLLLPVLLLFCFGGVFYTYYKPIISNAQVSTEECLNIVRNTFIQTINQTSNLNIPLNQQPLVTKPAVMEENQEHHANDIIMLMWSWPFSVVFNGTTCSSQFGIKGCQITDDRSQYDEAHGVMFHHRDISGELTNLHNMPRHPHQKWVWLNMESPSNAQKLPGLDGLFNLTSNYRRDSDVWVPVGKVVEIPEKDKTFEIPPKDKLVCWIVSNWNPNFERVKYFNELSKHIKIEAYGSAFNRRINKEDYIKTVTACKFYLGFENSVHKDYFTEKVFKPLMFGTVPVVLGTSRENYEQFIPADLFIHVDDFKSPQELAEHLTFLDKNLKVYEQYFNWRRHFIATHSVFAIEQTCRSCEYIRNYKGYQVFKDLTKWYWG; this is encoded by the coding sequence atgaaaaccaaaCCTTTTCATTGTCTCCTGCTGCCTGTCCTTCTGCTCTTCTGTTTTGGAGGAGTATTCTACACGTACTACAAGCCAATCATCTCTAATGCTCAAGTCTCCACTGAAGAGTGCCTCAATATAGTGAGAAATACATTTATCCAGACCATAAACCAAACCAGCAATCTTAATATTCCACTCAATCAGCAACCACTGGTGACCAAACCAGCTGTCATGGAAGAAAACCAGGAACATCATGCCAATGACATCATCATGTTAATGTGGTCATGGCCATTTTCAGTTGTGTTTAATGGAACCACCTGTAGTTCACAGTTTGGGATTAAAGGATGTCAAATTACAGATGACAGAAGCCAGTATGACGAAGCCCATGGTGTTATGTTTCATCACAGAGATATCAGTGGTGAGCTCACAAACTTGCACAACATGCCACGCCATCCACATCAAAAGTGGGTGTGGTTGAACATGGAGTCCCCTAGTAATGCACAAAAATTGCCTGGGCTTGATGGCTTGTTCAATCTGACATCAAATTATCGGAGAGATTCGGATGTCTGGGTGCCTGTTGGAAAAGTTGTAGAAATACCCGAAAAGGACAAAACCTTTGAAATACCACCCAAAGACAAACTAGTCTGCTGGATCGTCAGTAACTGGAACCCCAACTTTGAGAGGGTGAAATATTTCAATGAACTGAGCAAACACATCAAAATAGAGGCTTACGGCAGCGCCTTTAACAGGCGCATTAACAAAGAGGATTATATTAAGACTGTAACAGCCTGTAAATTTTACCTAGGGTTTGAAAACTCTGTCCATAAAGACTACTTCACGGAGAAGGTGTTTAAACCTCTAATGTTTGGCACGGTCCCTGTGGTTCTCGGTACATCCAGGGAGAACTATGAGCAGTTTATACCAGcagatttattcattcatgtaGACGATTTCAAATCTCCCCAGGAACTGGCAGAACATCTCACATTCCTGGACAAGAACCTGAAGGTGTATGAGCAGTACTTCAACTGGAGAAGACACTTCATAGCTACACATTCAGTTTTTGCTATAGAACAAACATGCAGAAGTTGTGAATATATAAGGAACTATAAGGGCTACCAAGTTTTTAAAGATCTCACTAAATGGTATTGGGGTTAA
- the LOC128509828 gene encoding 4-galactosyl-N-acetylglucosaminide 3-alpha-L-fucosyltransferase 9-like yields the protein MNVASAPQPPSAEDITPAPQPDPADGVSAKSLSFTDIGPVQVKLTWGFGDMVMHARQQSSGGKGNRLWVRGQDSEHWGGSPGPPELDRNMRISFRRLQDIKQTELDRNMRISFRRLQDIKQTATQCVCLLLVFLLFCFGGIFYTHYKPNTRWLSCPKCSLCTDECIATFKENFTQDANNTSTLVKQQLPITTPASTEENENRDFDTLMLIWTWPFGFTFEAESCSSQFGIKGCQFTTDRSQYDKAHGVVFHHRDIGGDLANLQTTSRPSHQKWVWINMESPDNSPRWSGIDGLFNLTSTYLRDSDVWVPYGRIVKASEENKTFEIPPKDKLVCWIVSNWNPNFRRVKYYNELSKHIKVEVYGSAFNRYLNDADYNATMSSCKFYLSFESSSHKDYFTEKLFNAMKLNVVPVVLGPSRENYEEFIPPDSFIHVDDFESPEKLAEHLTFLDQNQEKYEQYFNWRKLFFAESTFFGLEHACRSCDHIRKHDNYRVFKSITKWYWD from the exons ATGAATGTCGCATCAGCTCCGCAGCCGCCAAGTGCCGAGGACATCACACCAGCTCCTCAGCCCGACCCAGCAGACGGCGTGTCGGCCAAGTCACTCAGCTTCACGGACATTGGTCCGGTACAGGTTAAGCTGACGTGGGGCTTTGGGGACATGGTCATGCATGCAAGGCAGCAAAGCTCGGGGGGAAAAGGCAACCGCCTCTGGGTTAGGGGGCAAGACTCAGAACATTGGGGCGGGAGTCCTGGACCTCCG GAACTGGACAGAAATATGAGGATATCATTCAGAAGACTACAAGATATCAAGCAGACa GAACTGGACAGAAATATGAGGATATCATTCAGAAGACTACAAGATATCAAGCAGACa GCCACACAATGTGTTTGTCTCCTGCTTGTCTTTCTGCTTTTTTGTTTCGGAGGAATATTCTACACTCACTACAAACCAAATACACGCTGGCTATCGTGCCCTAAATGTTCTCTCTGCACAGATGAATGCATCGCTACATTTAAGGAAAACTTTACTCAGGATGCAAACAACACCAGCACTTTGGTAAAGCAGCAGTTACCGATCACTACACCAGCTTCCACGGAAGAAAATGAAAATCGTGACTTTGACACTCTCATGTTAATCTGGACGTGGCCGTTTGGATTTACGTTTGAAGCAGAGTCCTGTAGTTCACAGTTTGGTATTAAAGGATGTCAATTTACAACTGACAGAAGCCAGTATGACAAAGCCCATGGTGTCGTGTTTCATCACAGAGACATCGGTGGTGATCTCGCAAACCTGCAAACCACTTCACGACCTTCACATCAGAAGTGGGTGTGGATTAACATGGAGTCTCCTGATAATTCACCAAGATGGTCTGGGATAGATGGTTTGTTTAACCTGACGTCAACCTATCTGAGAGATTCAGATGTCTGGGTGCCTTACGGGAGAATCGTAAAAGCATCAGAGGAAAACAAAACCTTTGAAATACCACCGAAGGACAAGTTAGTGTGCTGGATCGTCAGTAACTGGAATCCCAACTTTAGGAGAGTGAAATATTATAATGAACTGAGCAAACACATTAAAGTAGAGGTTTACGGTAGCGCCTTTAACAGGTATCTGAATGACGCCGACTACAATGCCACCATGTCCAGCTGTAAATTCTACTTATCGTTCGAGAGCTCCAGCCATAAAGACTACTTCACAGAGAAGCTGTTTAACGCCATGAAACTCAACGTGGTTCCTGTGGTTCTCGGCCCGTCCAGGGAGAACTATGAGGAGTTCATTCCAccagattcattcattcatgttgaTGATTTTGAATCTCCTGAGAAATTAGCAGAACATCTCACATTTCTGGACCAAAACCAGGAGAAGTATGAGCAGTACTTCAACTGGAGAAAACTTTTCTTTGCTGAAAGTACCTTTTTTGGTCTAGAACATGCTTGTAGAAGCTGTGATCATATAAGAAAACACGACAACTACAGAGTGTTTAAAAGTATCACTAAATGGTATTGGGATTAG